The window ACTTTATGACCCTGATATCTATAAAAGACCTAAATATGTATTGGACTTAGTAAAAGAAAATAATGCAGATGGTTGCCTACTATTTATGATGAACTTCAATGATACTGAAGAAATGGAATATCCTTCATTAAAACAAGCATTTGATGCAGCAAAAGTTCCATTAATTAAAATGGGATATGATCAACAAATGGTAGACTTTGGACAAGTTAAGACACAACTTGAAACATTTAATGAATTAGTACAATTAAGTAAATGGTAGGAGGTAAAAATGGATCAAAATATATGGGAATATGATGATTTTATTTTTAAAGGTGATGAACTAAAAGGTATGACAGCAAAAGGTAAGGACAAAGTAAAAGCTGGAGGTCAAACTGATTTAGTAATTCCTGCAGTAACTCCTGATGGTCTACCTCTAAGAAAAATAGCAGACAATGCTTTTTATAGAAGAGGATTAACTTCTGTTGTAATTCCTGATACAGTAGAAAGCATAGGTTATGATGCTTTTGGAGTATGTAAATTAAAAGAAGTTAAATTACCAGAAGCATTAGTAAATATAGAAGGTTTTGCTTTTTATAGAAATAAA is drawn from Fusobacterium simiae and contains these coding sequences:
- a CDS encoding leucine-rich repeat domain-containing protein; the encoded protein is MDQNIWEYDDFIFKGDELKGMTAKGKDKVKAGGQTDLVIPAVTPDGLPLRKIADNAFYRRGLTSVVIPDTVESIGYDAFGVCKLKEVKLPEALVNIEGFAFYRNKLSKVEFGSKVTRLEPSSFAMNELTEVSFPETLEYIGASAFFKNSLESVSFPKSVTKIDMYAFKKNNIHKVEVANTIDLHRAAFEDNTVVERF